The Caulobacter sp. FWC26 genome contains a region encoding:
- the kdpC gene encoding potassium-transporting ATPase subunit KdpC — MLSHLRPALVSMGLFTALLGLAYPLAVTGVAQAAFPVQANGSLVRDANGQVIGSALIGQAFAKPEYFHGRPSAAGNGYDATASSGSNMGPLNDKLIAREKGDAAALRAENPGAVIPADAVTTSASGLDPDISPANARFQAPRVAKARGVTESQITALIDAQVQQPLLGFIGQPSVNVLALNRALDARFTKGG, encoded by the coding sequence ATGCTTTCGCATCTTCGTCCGGCCCTGGTTTCGATGGGCCTGTTCACCGCCCTGCTGGGCCTGGCCTATCCGCTGGCCGTCACGGGCGTCGCCCAGGCGGCCTTTCCGGTCCAGGCCAATGGCAGCCTCGTCCGCGACGCAAACGGCCAGGTCATCGGCTCGGCCTTGATCGGCCAGGCCTTCGCCAAGCCCGAATACTTCCACGGCCGCCCCTCGGCGGCGGGGAACGGCTACGACGCCACGGCCTCCAGCGGCTCCAACATGGGCCCGCTGAACGACAAGCTGATCGCGCGGGAAAAAGGCGACGCCGCCGCTTTGCGGGCCGAGAACCCCGGCGCGGTCATCCCGGCAGACGCGGTCACCACCTCGGCCTCAGGTCTTGATCCGGACATCTCGCCGGCCAATGCCCGCTTCCAGGCGCCCCGCGTCGCCAAGGCGCGCGGGGTTACGGAAAGCCAGATCACGGCGCTGATCGACGCCCAGGTTCAGCAGCCGCTACTGGGCTTCATCGGTCAGCCTAGCGTCAACGTACTGGCCCTCAACCGGGCGCTCGACGCCCGCTTCACGAAAGGCGGCTAG
- the kdpB gene encoding potassium-transporting ATPase subunit KdpB codes for MSSIDIHADQGRRPLAGGLSGPVLARAAKDAFLKLDPRKLTGNPVIFATWLVALLSTVSAVAAVATHQAAGFAIQIAVWLWATVLFANLAESVAEGRGKAAADSLRATRVTTKAKLIVDPNTGTWIPTPAHKLGVGEVILVEAGEVIPTDGEIIEGMASVNEAAITGESAPVIRESGGDRSAVTGGTTVVSDWIKVRVTAEAGSTFLDRMIAMVEGADRRKTPNEIALAVLLAGLTLIFLIAVVTLLGLGKFSGVALDPLVLGALFITLIPTTIGGLLSAVGIAGMDRLLKVNVLATSGRAVEAAGDVDTLLLDKTGTITFGNRMATEVIPAPGVRPEAAMRAALMGSLADETPEGRSIVELARNAGLTVEPPEGATSIPFTAQTRQSGLDHDGHSWRKGAVDAVYRSLALEPKSIPAELTAAVDRIARSGGTPLAVSEDGVLVGVIHLKDVVKPGVKERFADLRRMGLRTVMITGDNPVTAAAIASEAGVDDFLAEATPEDKLRLIREEQGKGRLVAMCGDGANDAPALAQADVGVAMQTGAQAAREAGNMVDLDSDPTKVIEIVEVGKQMLITRGALTTFSIANDVAKYFAIIPAMFVVSLPALGALNVMKLHSPQSAILSAVIFNALVIVALIPLALKGVKYRAVGAGKLLSRNLTLYGLGGLIAPFVGIKLIDLVVSALGLA; via the coding sequence ATGAGTTCGATCGATATCCACGCCGATCAGGGTCGACGCCCCCTCGCCGGCGGCCTCTCCGGCCCCGTCCTGGCCCGCGCGGCCAAGGACGCCTTCCTCAAGCTCGATCCGCGCAAGCTGACCGGCAACCCGGTGATCTTCGCCACCTGGCTGGTGGCCCTGCTGTCGACCGTCTCGGCGGTCGCGGCGGTGGCGACCCACCAGGCGGCGGGCTTCGCCATCCAGATCGCCGTCTGGCTATGGGCCACGGTGCTGTTCGCCAACCTCGCAGAGAGCGTCGCCGAGGGGCGCGGCAAGGCGGCGGCCGACAGCCTGCGCGCCACCCGCGTGACGACAAAGGCCAAGCTCATCGTCGATCCCAACACCGGGACCTGGATTCCCACCCCCGCCCACAAGCTGGGCGTGGGCGAGGTGATCCTGGTCGAGGCCGGCGAGGTCATCCCGACCGATGGCGAGATCATCGAGGGCATGGCCAGCGTCAACGAAGCGGCTATCACCGGCGAAAGCGCTCCAGTCATTCGCGAAAGCGGCGGCGACCGCTCAGCCGTGACCGGCGGCACCACGGTGGTCTCCGACTGGATCAAGGTGCGGGTGACGGCGGAGGCGGGCTCGACCTTCCTTGACCGAATGATCGCCATGGTAGAGGGCGCCGACCGTCGCAAGACGCCGAACGAGATCGCCCTGGCCGTCCTGTTGGCGGGCCTGACCCTGATCTTCCTGATCGCGGTCGTGACCCTGCTGGGCCTGGGCAAGTTCTCGGGCGTCGCTTTGGACCCGCTGGTGCTGGGTGCGCTGTTCATCACGCTGATCCCCACGACCATCGGCGGGCTGCTCAGCGCCGTCGGCATCGCTGGCATGGACCGCCTGCTAAAGGTCAATGTCCTGGCGACCTCGGGCCGCGCTGTCGAGGCGGCGGGCGACGTCGACACCCTGCTGCTCGACAAGACTGGCACCATCACCTTCGGCAACCGCATGGCGACCGAAGTGATCCCCGCGCCCGGCGTGCGTCCCGAAGCGGCCATGAGGGCGGCCTTGATGGGCTCGCTGGCCGACGAGACCCCGGAAGGCCGCTCGATCGTCGAACTGGCCCGCAACGCCGGCCTGACGGTGGAGCCGCCCGAGGGCGCGACCTCGATCCCGTTCACCGCCCAGACACGCCAGTCGGGCCTGGACCACGACGGCCACTCCTGGCGCAAGGGCGCTGTGGACGCCGTCTACCGTTCCCTGGCGCTGGAGCCCAAAAGCATTCCGGCCGAACTGACGGCCGCCGTGGATCGCATCGCCCGCTCGGGCGGCACGCCGCTGGCGGTCAGCGAAGACGGCGTCCTGGTCGGCGTCATCCACTTGAAGGATGTGGTGAAGCCTGGGGTGAAGGAGCGGTTCGCGGACCTTCGCCGCATGGGCCTTCGCACGGTAATGATCACCGGCGACAACCCTGTGACCGCCGCCGCCATCGCCTCCGAGGCAGGCGTCGACGACTTCCTGGCCGAAGCCACGCCCGAGGACAAGCTGCGGCTGATCCGCGAGGAACAGGGCAAGGGCCGCCTGGTGGCCATGTGCGGCGACGGCGCCAACGACGCCCCCGCCCTCGCCCAGGCCGATGTCGGCGTCGCTATGCAGACCGGCGCCCAGGCCGCCCGCGAGGCCGGCAACATGGTCGACCTCGACAGCGACCCGACCAAGGTCATCGAGATCGTCGAGGTCGGCAAGCAGATGCTGATCACCCGCGGCGCCCTGACGACCTTCTCGATCGCCAACGACGTGGCCAAGTACTTCGCCATCATCCCGGCGATGTTCGTGGTCTCGTTGCCGGCCCTGGGGGCGCTGAACGTGATGAAGCTGCACAGCCCGCAGAGCGCCATCCTGTCGGCGGTGATCTTCAACGCCCTGGTGATCGTCGCCCTGATCCCGCTGGCCCTGAAGGGCGTGAAATACCGCGCCGTCGGCGCCGGCAAGCTGCTGTCGCGCAACCTGACCCTCTATGGCCTTGGCGGCCTGATCGCCCCGTTCGTCGGCATCAAGCTGATCGACCTCGTGGTCTCGGCCCTGGGTCTGGCGTAA
- the kdpA gene encoding potassium-transporting ATPase subunit KdpA, with amino-acid sequence MTWQGWAEIALTLSLAVAIGWPLGVLLSRVWNGEKTFLDPVMHPVEGLFYKACGVDPKKSQSWHAYAMALLAFNLIGFAFVYAVLRLQGVLPLNPQGFPGLSGHLAFNTAFSFVTNTNWQSYAGESTMSTLSQMLVLTVQNFVSAATGATVAAALARAFVANRGEGVGNFWADLIRTTLYLLLPLAFVVAVLLVTLGLPQTLAAGVTAHTLEGAEQKISLYAVASQEAIKMLGINGGGIFNANSAHPFENPTPLTNLITAVSINTLGWAAFFAFGRTVMAKKDVRALVIAAFVLLFAGAAGVYATETQAPPAQVAAKVDTSVNMEGKEVRFGAPATAAWVAMTTGASNGSVNGMHSSLMPLGGGIAMFLMQLGEILPGGIGSGVAIMVVMALLSVFVAGLMVGRTPEYLGKKVEAREIQFSILAVVIIPLSMLGFSGIAAVLPEALKGLMHSGPHGLSEILYAYVSGTANNGSAFAGLTANAPWWNVTLGIAMALGRFLPIVAVLAIAGSLVAKPKLAPTAGTLPTDGGLFIGLLIGVILILGGLQFFPAMALGPIVEHFQALGAVAALR; translated from the coding sequence ATGACATGGCAAGGATGGGCGGAGATCGCCCTGACCCTGAGCCTGGCGGTCGCCATCGGCTGGCCGCTGGGCGTTCTTCTTTCCCGCGTCTGGAACGGGGAGAAGACTTTCCTAGACCCCGTGATGCATCCCGTTGAAGGCCTGTTCTATAAGGCCTGCGGTGTTGATCCCAAGAAGAGCCAGAGCTGGCACGCCTACGCCATGGCCCTGCTGGCTTTCAACCTGATCGGCTTTGCCTTCGTCTATGCGGTGCTGCGCCTGCAGGGCGTGCTGCCGCTGAACCCGCAGGGCTTCCCGGGTCTTTCGGGCCATTTGGCGTTCAACACCGCCTTCAGCTTCGTCACCAACACCAACTGGCAGAGCTACGCGGGCGAAAGCACGATGTCGACGCTCAGCCAGATGCTGGTGCTGACGGTCCAGAACTTCGTCTCGGCCGCCACCGGCGCGACCGTGGCGGCGGCCCTGGCGCGGGCGTTTGTCGCCAATCGCGGCGAAGGCGTCGGCAACTTCTGGGCCGACCTGATCCGCACCACGCTCTATCTGCTGCTGCCGCTGGCCTTCGTGGTCGCGGTCCTACTCGTCACCCTGGGCTTGCCGCAGACCCTGGCCGCCGGCGTCACCGCCCATACGCTGGAAGGGGCCGAGCAAAAAATCTCGCTCTACGCCGTGGCCTCGCAGGAGGCGATCAAGATGCTGGGGATCAATGGCGGCGGTATCTTCAACGCCAACTCGGCCCACCCGTTCGAGAACCCCACTCCCCTGACCAACCTGATCACGGCCGTCTCGATCAATACTCTTGGGTGGGCGGCGTTCTTCGCCTTTGGCCGCACCGTGATGGCCAAGAAGGACGTCCGCGCCCTGGTGATCGCCGCCTTCGTGCTGCTGTTCGCCGGCGCGGCGGGTGTCTACGCGACCGAAACCCAAGCCCCGCCCGCCCAGGTCGCGGCCAAGGTCGACACGAGCGTGAACATGGAAGGCAAGGAGGTCCGCTTCGGCGCGCCCGCCACGGCCGCCTGGGTCGCCATGACCACCGGGGCGTCTAACGGCTCGGTCAACGGCATGCACTCCAGCCTGATGCCCCTGGGTGGCGGGATCGCCATGTTCCTGATGCAGTTGGGCGAGATCCTGCCTGGCGGCATCGGCTCGGGCGTCGCCATCATGGTCGTCATGGCCCTGCTGTCGGTGTTCGTCGCCGGCCTGATGGTCGGCCGCACCCCCGAATACCTGGGCAAGAAGGTCGAGGCGCGCGAGATCCAGTTCTCGATCCTGGCGGTGGTGATCATCCCGCTGTCCATGCTGGGCTTCTCAGGGATCGCCGCCGTCCTGCCGGAGGCGCTGAAGGGCCTGATGCACAGCGGCCCGCACGGCCTTTCGGAGATCCTCTACGCCTATGTCTCGGGCACGGCCAACAACGGCTCGGCCTTCGCCGGCCTGACCGCCAACGCGCCCTGGTGGAACGTGACGCTGGGGATCGCCATGGCGCTGGGCCGCTTCCTGCCGATCGTCGCCGTCCTGGCCATCGCCGGCAGCCTGGTCGCCAAGCCCAAGCTCGCCCCCACGGCCGGCACCCTGCCGACCGACGGCGGTCTCTTCATCGGCCTCTTGATCGGGGTGATCCTGATCCTGGGCGGCCTGCAGTTCTTCCCCGCGATGGCGCTGGGACCGATCGTCGAGCACTTCCAAGCGCTCGGCGCGGTCGCGGCCCTCCGCTGA
- a CDS encoding TetR/AcrR family transcriptional regulator encodes MVTTIINDNSKQPSQKRTRRTSEAAREMLLEAARALLFEQGPGAVTLKGVAQRLGMTHGNVTHHFGTSAALHAALVEASARRLAREAHAAVLEMRSGEIGAEAIVDMFFDAFSSSGLGKLLGWLAASGGGGLTPILDVVADSVRALREGEPPGTDHHAAGAGPIVLNLTSHALTAALIGDRLEQAADMPPCSLRRLAAEQLALLRARPPAQTDRG; translated from the coding sequence ATGGTCACTACTATCATCAATGACAATAGCAAGCAACCGTCGCAGAAGCGCACCCGCCGAACCTCCGAGGCGGCGCGGGAAATGCTGCTCGAGGCGGCGCGCGCGCTGCTGTTCGAGCAAGGCCCTGGCGCGGTGACGCTGAAGGGAGTCGCCCAGCGCCTGGGCATGACGCATGGCAATGTCACTCATCATTTTGGAACAAGCGCCGCCCTGCACGCCGCGCTCGTCGAAGCCTCGGCCCGTCGGCTAGCGCGAGAGGCCCATGCGGCGGTTCTGGAAATGCGAAGCGGCGAGATCGGCGCTGAGGCAATTGTCGACATGTTCTTCGACGCATTCAGCAGCAGCGGTCTTGGCAAGCTGCTGGGCTGGCTTGCCGCTAGCGGCGGCGGCGGACTGACGCCAATCCTGGACGTCGTCGCCGACAGCGTCCGCGCCCTGCGCGAAGGCGAGCCGCCTGGAACCGACCACCACGCCGCCGGCGCGGGCCCGATCGTGCTGAACCTTACGAGCCACGCCCTGACTGCGGCCCTGATCGGCGATCGCCTCGAACAGGCTGCGGACATGCCCCCCTGCAGCCTCCGACGGCTGGCCGCAGAGCAGCTGGCGCTCCTACGCGCTCGGCCGCCGGCCCAAACCGATCGAGGCTAG
- a CDS encoding acetolactate synthase large subunit: MPNGAQALMKTLVQGGVEVCFTNPGTSEMHFVAALDSAPQMRAVLCLFEGVATGAADGYGRMAGKPAATLLHLGCGLGNGLANLHNARKGKVPVLNIVGDHATSHVPYDAQLQSDIETVARNVSPQFVRTSQSTQALCRDAAQALAVAKGPPGQVATLILPADVSWGEGGTPEPPSATAAPSCAHDDQVKALAASIRTGGRTAMLLGGSGLREEALWIAARIAAHSGVKLLAETFPTRLERGAGLPAVERIAYLAEMAAVQLKGVERLILVDTKAPVSFFAYPGRRSDLTPEGCAVETLAAPDQDAVGSLKKLAIALGADNVQAPSAPALRPPAPRGRRLTAEKVCKAVGQLLPQDAILIDEAITSGLMLAHYTAGAPRHDLLTLTGGAIGQGLPNAIGAAIACPERPVLALIGDGSSMYTIQALWTLAREGLNVTAVIFNNAAYSVLNVELERVGAERIGPKARAQLDLGGAGLDFAKIAEGMGVTAVRVEETDAFCRALAQALATPGPHLIDAVVPPALGGLKRKLLPHVLGALDKMPSPLASAVKRKLAP; the protein is encoded by the coding sequence ATGCCCAACGGTGCTCAGGCGCTGATGAAGACCCTGGTTCAGGGCGGGGTCGAGGTCTGCTTCACCAATCCCGGCACTTCGGAAATGCACTTCGTGGCCGCGCTGGATTCAGCTCCGCAGATGCGCGCGGTGTTGTGCCTGTTCGAGGGCGTGGCGACCGGCGCGGCCGATGGCTATGGGCGGATGGCCGGCAAGCCTGCGGCGACCCTTCTCCATCTGGGGTGTGGTCTCGGCAACGGCTTGGCCAACCTGCATAACGCCCGCAAGGGCAAGGTTCCTGTGCTCAACATCGTCGGCGACCACGCAACCTCGCACGTCCCCTACGACGCCCAACTTCAGTCCGACATCGAGACTGTCGCCCGCAACGTCTCGCCCCAATTCGTGCGCACAAGCCAGTCCACCCAAGCGCTGTGTCGCGACGCGGCTCAGGCCCTGGCTGTCGCCAAGGGGCCTCCAGGCCAGGTCGCCACGCTGATCCTGCCGGCCGATGTGTCCTGGGGCGAAGGGGGGACGCCCGAGCCCCCGTCGGCGACAGCCGCGCCAAGCTGCGCGCACGATGATCAGGTCAAGGCCCTTGCTGCGTCGATCCGCACTGGCGGTCGGACCGCAATGCTGCTGGGTGGAAGCGGTCTGCGTGAAGAAGCCCTATGGATCGCCGCGCGGATCGCCGCCCACAGCGGGGTCAAGCTTCTCGCCGAAACCTTCCCCACGCGCCTAGAACGTGGGGCTGGTCTGCCCGCTGTCGAGCGGATCGCCTATCTGGCGGAGATGGCCGCTGTTCAATTGAAGGGGGTCGAGCGGCTGATCCTCGTCGACACCAAAGCGCCTGTCTCATTCTTCGCCTATCCGGGCAGGAGGAGCGATCTGACACCGGAGGGCTGCGCCGTGGAGACGCTGGCGGCCCCTGACCAAGATGCGGTCGGCAGCCTGAAAAAGCTCGCGATTGCGCTGGGCGCCGACAATGTTCAGGCCCCGTCCGCGCCCGCCCTGCGGCCGCCGGCCCCGCGCGGGCGCAGGCTCACGGCCGAAAAGGTCTGTAAGGCGGTTGGCCAGCTGCTGCCCCAAGACGCCATCCTGATTGATGAAGCCATCACCTCGGGTCTGATGCTGGCGCACTACACAGCCGGCGCCCCGCGCCATGACCTTCTGACCCTGACGGGCGGAGCGATCGGACAAGGCCTGCCCAACGCGATCGGCGCGGCCATCGCCTGTCCCGAGCGGCCGGTGCTGGCGCTGATTGGCGACGGCAGCTCGATGTACACGATCCAGGCGCTTTGGACGCTGGCCCGCGAGGGCCTCAACGTCACGGCGGTGATCTTCAACAACGCCGCCTACTCGGTGCTCAATGTCGAGCTGGAGCGGGTCGGCGCCGAGCGGATCGGTCCTAAGGCGCGCGCGCAGCTGGACCTGGGCGGGGCGGGCCTTGATTTCGCGAAGATCGCCGAGGGGATGGGGGTGACGGCGGTCCGCGTCGAGGAGACGGACGCGTTTTGTCGCGCGCTGGCTCAGGCGTTGGCGACGCCGGGGCCTCACCTGATCGATGCGGTCGTGCCACCGGCCCTTGGCGGGCTGAAGCGCAAGCTGCTGCCGCATGTGCTGGGCGCGCTCGACAAGATGCCGTCCCCCTTGGCCTCGGCGGTCAAGCGCAAGCTGGCGCCCTGA
- a CDS encoding FAD-dependent oxidoreductase translates to MAITHQADVLVAGGGVAGLVTALECLRQGRSVIVVDKDTPERLGGLGLWAFGGMALVGTPLQARLGIRDTPEIALRDWLRFGELGADDHWPRAWAQHYAERSRPEVYDWLRAEGVRFMPTVNWVERGVYGEGNALPRYHIVWGTARHMTRVLIAAMRAADPGGRLTVLHRTRIEALDNFGGALSGALAINEETGAQSLIKAPMVVLAMGGLNGDARQVRANWTKDRPMPSAMLNGAHPFSDGRLHQEAVGRVDARITHAGEMWNYAAGFPHPQPHFPGHGLSVIPCKSALWLDYRGVRIGPEPLVTGFDTHALCQRVAAQPRPYTWHLLNWRIAIKELAISGAEHNASIRDRQMFSFLRETLFGNSGLVRRLQRDSPHVLADATLAGLAAKMNALTGTDDIKPEVLQASADAYDANFVGGTRLQNDDQIRRIVHARQWPSDRLRTCRPAPLQRRDAGPFIAIQMQLVTRKSLGGLQTDLQSRVLDARGAPISGLFCVGEAAGFGGGGAAGKRSLEGSFLPGCILTARAAARAM, encoded by the coding sequence ATGGCGATCACCCATCAGGCCGATGTACTTGTCGCCGGCGGCGGCGTGGCCGGTCTTGTCACTGCGCTCGAGTGTTTGCGACAGGGACGCTCGGTCATTGTAGTCGACAAGGATACGCCTGAGCGTCTTGGGGGTCTTGGGCTCTGGGCGTTCGGGGGCATGGCTCTGGTCGGTACGCCGCTTCAGGCGCGGCTGGGCATCCGCGACACCCCCGAGATTGCCCTGCGCGATTGGCTGCGGTTTGGCGAACTGGGCGCGGACGATCACTGGCCACGCGCCTGGGCGCAACACTACGCCGAGCGTTCCCGGCCCGAGGTTTATGACTGGCTTCGCGCCGAGGGCGTACGGTTCATGCCGACAGTCAACTGGGTTGAGCGCGGCGTTTATGGCGAAGGCAACGCCCTGCCGCGCTATCACATCGTCTGGGGGACCGCCCGCCACATGACCCGCGTGCTGATCGCGGCGATGCGCGCGGCCGATCCCGGGGGGAGGCTCACGGTGCTGCATCGCACCCGCATCGAGGCGTTGGACAACTTTGGCGGAGCGCTATCGGGCGCCTTGGCGATCAATGAGGAGACCGGCGCGCAGAGCCTGATCAAGGCGCCGATGGTGGTTCTGGCGATGGGAGGCCTTAACGGCGACGCGCGGCAGGTCCGTGCGAACTGGACCAAGGACCGCCCCATGCCCAGCGCGATGTTGAATGGCGCGCACCCCTTCTCGGACGGGCGGCTGCATCAGGAGGCCGTCGGGCGAGTGGACGCCCGCATCACCCACGCCGGAGAGATGTGGAACTATGCGGCGGGCTTTCCCCACCCCCAGCCCCATTTCCCTGGCCATGGCCTGTCGGTCATCCCCTGCAAGTCGGCGCTGTGGCTCGATTACAGGGGCGTGCGGATCGGACCTGAGCCCCTGGTGACGGGGTTTGACACCCATGCGCTCTGCCAGCGGGTCGCCGCTCAACCCAGACCCTACACCTGGCACCTGCTGAATTGGCGGATCGCGATCAAGGAACTGGCGATCTCGGGCGCCGAGCACAACGCATCTATTCGTGATCGCCAGATGTTCTCCTTCTTGCGTGAGACGCTGTTTGGCAATTCGGGGCTGGTTCGGCGGCTCCAGCGCGACAGCCCACACGTTCTGGCGGACGCCACGCTTGCGGGTCTGGCGGCCAAGATGAACGCCTTGACCGGAACCGACGACATCAAGCCCGAGGTCCTCCAGGCCAGCGCCGACGCCTACGACGCCAATTTCGTCGGGGGAACCCGGCTGCAGAACGACGACCAGATCCGCCGGATCGTCCATGCTCGGCAGTGGCCATCGGATCGGCTTCGCACCTGTCGGCCAGCGCCCCTGCAGCGGCGCGACGCGGGTCCGTTTATCGCGATTCAGATGCAGTTGGTCACGCGAAAGAGCCTGGGCGGCCTGCAAACGGATCTGCAGAGTCGGGTGCTCGATGCGAGGGGTGCTCCGATCTCTGGCCTGTTCTGTGTGGGGGAGGCCGCAGGGTTCGGCGGCGGCGGGGCCGCAGGCAAGCGCTCCTTGGAAGGCTCCTTCCTGCCTGGCTGCATCCTGACCGCGCGGGCGGCCGCGCGGGCGATGTGA
- a CDS encoding ferritin-like domain-containing protein, which translates to MHVTVVERAPTAIRQFESEELAGKLTGDDVEVIREIFNTPLVGSYNWDYEAANAKIRKLYELGKRFNWDASLDVDWDAPYPLSQPPSDPQLNAFVGHPKYEALSEAQKMDFAWRSHAQTLSQFLHGEQGALMVASQLVSCAPTYDAKLYAASQTFDEARHVEVFNRYLRERCKLVYPINPNLKALLDKVLSDPRWDLKFVGMQILIEGLALAAFQSMAMTARDPLIRQIVELVMRDEGRHVAFGVNYLEDWIKALPPQEIEDRAQFAYEACVIMRERLFSTDVAEEFGFTAEEAKAIQVGGAVGQAFRDFLFERMIPNLKRVGLLTEAVRSKFEALGVLKWEDATHDGLIDWATLERPLPTKAVLAAE; encoded by the coding sequence ATGCATGTGACCGTTGTGGAGCGGGCGCCGACGGCGATCCGCCAATTCGAAAGTGAAGAGCTGGCCGGCAAGCTGACCGGTGACGATGTCGAGGTGATCCGCGAGATCTTCAACACCCCGCTGGTCGGCTCGTACAACTGGGACTACGAGGCGGCCAACGCCAAGATCCGCAAGCTCTATGAGCTGGGCAAGCGGTTCAATTGGGACGCCAGCCTGGATGTCGACTGGGATGCGCCCTACCCGCTGAGCCAGCCGCCGTCCGACCCGCAGCTCAACGCGTTCGTGGGCCATCCCAAGTATGAAGCGCTTAGTGAAGCGCAGAAGATGGACTTTGCCTGGCGCAGCCACGCCCAAACCTTGTCTCAGTTCCTACACGGCGAGCAGGGTGCGCTCATGGTGGCCAGTCAGTTGGTCTCGTGCGCGCCGACCTATGACGCCAAGCTCTACGCCGCGTCGCAGACCTTCGACGAGGCGCGCCACGTCGAAGTGTTCAACCGCTATCTGCGTGAGCGTTGCAAGCTGGTCTATCCGATCAACCCGAACCTGAAGGCCCTGCTGGACAAGGTGCTGTCGGATCCGCGCTGGGACCTGAAGTTCGTCGGCATGCAGATCCTGATCGAGGGCCTCGCTCTGGCCGCCTTCCAGTCGATGGCCATGACCGCTCGCGACCCTCTGATCCGCCAGATCGTCGAGCTGGTCATGCGCGACGAGGGTCGTCACGTGGCGTTCGGCGTCAACTATCTGGAGGACTGGATCAAGGCGCTGCCGCCACAGGAAATCGAAGACCGCGCCCAGTTCGCCTATGAGGCGTGCGTGATCATGCGCGAGCGCCTGTTCTCAACGGACGTCGCCGAGGAGTTCGGCTTCACGGCCGAGGAAGCCAAGGCGATCCAGGTCGGCGGCGCTGTCGGCCAGGCGTTCCGAGACTTCCTGTTCGAGCGGATGATCCCCAACCTGAAGCGCGTGGGCCTGCTGACCGAGGCGGTGCGATCCAAGTTCGAGGCGCTCGGCGTGCTCAAGTGGGAGGACGCCACCCATGACGGCCTCATCGACTGGGCCACCTTGGAGCGGCCGCTCCCGACCAAGGCCGTCCTGGCGGCGGAATAG
- the moaA gene encoding GTP 3',8-cyclase MoaA, producing MTPFDASIASTTPRSRLSDGLGRTVTYLRVSITDRCDLRCHYCMAEHMTFLPKAQVLQLEELDRLASTFVRLGVRKLRLTGGEPLVRKGMMDLVVALSRHLRTGALDELTLTTNGTQLARFAQALARHGVRRVNVSLDTLKPALFRTLTRGGDLAQVLEGIDAAKAAGIAVKINTVALKRDNAAELPELIQWAHSRGHDLTLIETMPLGEIEQDRTDQFLSLKTVRQELASFWTLEDLAHATGGPARYARVAETGGRLGFITPLSHNFCEACNRVRLTCTGTLHTCLGHEDATDLRALLRAGASDRDLEMAIRAALDTKPRGHDFDIARRRPAVARHMSTTGG from the coding sequence ATGACCCCTTTTGACGCCTCGATCGCCTCGACGACGCCGCGCTCACGCCTCAGCGACGGCCTGGGGCGCACGGTTACCTATCTGCGGGTGTCGATCACCGACCGCTGTGATCTGCGCTGCCACTATTGCATGGCCGAGCACATGACCTTCCTGCCCAAGGCGCAGGTCCTGCAGTTGGAGGAGCTCGACCGCCTGGCTTCAACCTTCGTCCGGCTGGGCGTGCGCAAGCTTCGCCTGACCGGGGGGGAGCCCCTGGTCCGAAAGGGCATGATGGACCTGGTCGTAGCCCTATCGCGCCACCTGCGGACCGGCGCCTTGGACGAGCTCACCCTGACCACCAACGGCACCCAGTTGGCGCGTTTCGCCCAGGCCCTGGCGCGCCATGGCGTGCGACGGGTCAATGTCTCGCTCGACACCCTCAAGCCGGCGCTGTTTAGGACCCTGACCCGAGGCGGCGACCTGGCCCAGGTCCTGGAGGGCATTGATGCGGCCAAGGCCGCCGGCATCGCCGTTAAGATCAACACCGTCGCGCTGAAGCGCGACAACGCCGCCGAACTTCCCGAACTGATCCAGTGGGCGCATAGCCGCGGTCATGACCTGACCCTCATCGAAACCATGCCGCTGGGCGAGATCGAGCAGGACCGCACCGATCAGTTCCTGTCCCTGAAGACCGTGCGCCAGGAGTTGGCATCGTTCTGGACGCTGGAGGATCTGGCCCATGCCACAGGCGGGCCGGCGCGCTATGCGCGGGTGGCCGAGACCGGCGGGCGGCTTGGTTTCATCACTCCGCTGAGCCACAATTTCTGCGAGGCCTGCAATCGCGTGCGCCTGACCTGTACGGGCACGCTCCACACCTGTCTTGGTCATGAAGACGCGACCGATCTGCGCGCATTGTTGCGCGCGGGGGCGTCGGACCGTGACCTGGAGATGGCGATCCGGGCGGCTCTGGACACCAAGCCGCGCGGACACGACTTCGACATCGCCAGGCGTCGTCCCGCGGTCGCGCGCCACATGTCGACAACGGGCGGCTGA
- a CDS encoding MoaD/ThiS family protein — protein sequence MARVLLFGRLADQAGWRERLIAADDLGALRAALAGEDPRLGEALVAPGVQVAVDKALVRGEARLNAQTEVAFLPPMSGG from the coding sequence ATGGCCAGAGTATTGCTGTTTGGACGCTTGGCCGATCAGGCCGGGTGGCGCGAACGTTTGATCGCCGCCGATGATCTGGGCGCGCTGCGTGCGGCCTTGGCCGGGGAGGACCCGCGCCTGGGCGAAGCCTTGGTCGCCCCTGGGGTGCAGGTGGCGGTGGACAAGGCGCTGGTGCGCGGGGAGGCCCGACTGAACGCCCAGACCGAGGTGGCCTTCCTGCCGCCCATGAGCGGCGGATGA